The following proteins come from a genomic window of Mariniflexile sp. TRM1-10:
- a CDS encoding dihydrofolate reductase, translated as MFGKKKDIPQIDKDQLELIQNAQKRIKQKKRLYIHFVVFLIGAVFLIIANTLLGIGEDFKLFDLNWFVYAILIWLFLFVYHLFSVFVTHKFMGKAWEQQQLNKLVAKQQDRIEKLKQELPKDISSEKKEIPHVPKQELTIIVAAAENDAIGKHNKLIWHISDDLKRFKNLTSGHHIIMGRKTFESFPKPLPNRTHVVITRNPNYKVPEGVVVVHTLEDAIKVCANDPQPYVIGGGEIYKQAILIADKIELTRVHESFPADTFFPKIDPSIWKETNSVFHKKDDKNEFDFTFLTYVRA; from the coding sequence ATGTTCGGTAAAAAGAAAGACATCCCACAAATAGATAAAGACCAGTTAGAACTTATTCAAAATGCGCAAAAACGCATCAAACAAAAAAAACGGTTATACATCCATTTTGTTGTGTTTTTAATAGGTGCCGTATTTTTAATAATCGCGAATACCCTCTTAGGTATTGGTGAGGATTTTAAGTTATTTGACCTAAATTGGTTTGTGTATGCCATTCTTATTTGGCTATTTTTATTTGTTTACCACTTATTCAGTGTCTTTGTCACCCATAAATTTATGGGTAAGGCTTGGGAACAACAACAACTTAATAAGTTAGTTGCCAAACAACAGGATCGTATTGAAAAACTTAAACAAGAACTCCCTAAAGACATATCTTCAGAAAAAAAAGAAATTCCTCATGTTCCAAAACAAGAACTGACAATCATTGTGGCAGCAGCCGAAAACGATGCCATTGGCAAGCATAATAAATTAATTTGGCACATAAGTGATGATTTAAAACGGTTTAAGAACCTAACCAGTGGGCATCATATTATTATGGGACGCAAAACATTTGAAAGCTTCCCAAAGCCATTACCAAATAGAACGCATGTTGTAATAACCAGAAATCCAAATTACAAAGTCCCTGAAGGTGTTGTAGTAGTCCATACGTTGGAAGACGCTATTAAAGTCTGCGCAAACGACCCGCAACCATATGTAATTGGTGGTGGTGAAATTTACAAGCAAGCTATTTTGATCGCGGATAAAATTGAACTAACTCGCGTTCATGAATCATTTCCTGCCGACACCTTTTTCCCAAAAATAGATCCTTCAATTTGGAAAGAAACAAATTCAGTTTTCCATAAAAAAGACGACAAAAATGAATTCGATTTTACGTTTCTAACGTATGTAAGAGCGTAA
- a CDS encoding electron transfer flavoprotein subunit alpha/FixB family protein has protein sequence MSVLVYTESEQGKFKKTAFEVASYAKAVADQLGTTVTAITINANDTSELGNYGVDKVLNVSNTQLDMFNAKGYAEAIQQAAEQEASKIIILSSSANSKYLAPLLAVRLNAGYASNVINAPSSTSPFTVKRTAFTNKAFEMTTINTDVKIVGVSNNSFGLVEKSGDASAEDFSPVISDLGVKVESIDKASNKVSIADAEIVVSGGRGLKGPENWGMVEELASVLGAATACSKPVSDLGWRPHGEHVGQTGKPVAANLYIAIGISGAIQHLAGINASKVKVVINSDADAPFFKAADYGVVGDAFTVVPELIEKLKAFKAQQ, from the coding sequence ATGTCAGTTTTAGTATATACAGAATCAGAACAAGGAAAATTTAAAAAAACAGCTTTTGAAGTGGCTTCTTACGCCAAAGCGGTTGCTGACCAATTAGGCACTACAGTCACAGCTATAACTATAAATGCCAATGACACATCGGAATTAGGAAATTATGGTGTTGATAAAGTTTTAAATGTATCAAATACACAATTAGATATGTTTAATGCAAAAGGCTATGCCGAAGCCATACAACAGGCGGCAGAACAAGAAGCTTCAAAAATTATTATTTTAAGTTCTAGTGCTAATAGCAAATATTTAGCACCACTTTTAGCTGTTAGGTTAAATGCAGGCTATGCTTCAAACGTTATTAATGCACCTTCAAGTACATCGCCTTTTACAGTAAAACGTACTGCTTTCACTAATAAAGCTTTTGAAATGACCACCATAAATACCGATGTAAAAATTGTTGGTGTTTCCAACAACTCTTTTGGGTTGGTTGAAAAAAGTGGTGACGCTTCTGCGGAAGATTTCTCGCCTGTAATTTCAGATTTAGGTGTTAAAGTAGAATCGATTGATAAAGCATCAAACAAAGTAAGTATTGCTGATGCCGAAATAGTTGTCTCTGGTGGTCGCGGTTTAAAAGGTCCAGAAAATTGGGGTATGGTTGAAGAATTAGCTTCTGTTTTAGGTGCTGCAACAGCATGCTCTAAACCGGTTTCAGACTTAGGCTGGAGACCTCATGGTGAGCACGTGGGGCAAACCGGAAAACCTGTGGCTGCCAATTTATATATTGCCATTGGAATTTCAGGTGCTATTCAACATTTAGCAGGCATTAACGCTTCAAAAGTAAAAGTTGTAATAAACTCCGATGCTGACGCTCCATTTTTCAAAGCAGCCGATTATGGCGTTGTTGGTGATGCTTTTACGGTAGTACCAGAGCTTATTGAAAAATTAAAAGCCTTTAAAGCGCAACAATAA
- a CDS encoding bifunctional nuclease family protein encodes MSLVRLNIKGISYSQTQNGAYALILNEVDGDRKLPIVIGAFEAQSIAIALEKEIRPPRPLTHDLFKNFADRFDIVVKQVIIHKLVDGVFYSSLICERDKIEEIIDARTSDAIALALRFDAPIFTYKNILDKAGIYLKVNPKKENEEEDAQDSVLMDELIANELEPNAPRENFKGKTLQELHILLDEAVANEDYERAAHIRDEISKRE; translated from the coding sequence ATGAGTTTAGTAAGATTAAATATAAAAGGAATATCCTATAGCCAAACCCAAAACGGCGCTTACGCATTGATTTTAAACGAAGTAGATGGCGACCGAAAATTACCCATTGTTATTGGTGCTTTTGAGGCGCAATCCATTGCTATTGCCCTAGAAAAAGAAATTCGACCACCAAGACCATTAACTCACGATTTATTTAAAAATTTTGCCGATAGGTTCGACATAGTCGTTAAACAAGTGATTATTCACAAATTGGTTGATGGTGTTTTTTACTCCAGTTTAATTTGCGAACGCGATAAAATCGAAGAAATTATAGATGCCAGAACCAGCGATGCCATTGCTTTGGCACTACGCTTTGATGCGCCTATTTTCACTTATAAAAACATACTTGATAAAGCTGGTATTTATTTAAAGGTTAACCCGAAAAAAGAGAATGAAGAGGAAGATGCTCAAGACAGTGTTTTAATGGACGAGTTAATTGCCAATGAACTTGAACCCAATGCACCACGCGAAAATTTCAAAGGAAAAACACTCCAAGAATTACATATTTTATTAGACGAAGCCGTTGCTAATGAAGATTACGAAAGGGCAGCACATATTCGTGACGAAATTTCAAAACGAGAATAA
- a CDS encoding IS110 family RNA-guided transposase produces the protein MKKIRKNAGGIDIGAKKIFIGLEDKEVRSFDTFTSDLEQAVSYLEENNVTSVAMEATGVYWVILYDILKARGIDVWLVDGRSTKQVPGRKTDVKDCQWIQQLHSYGLLNRCFVADELVHELRSYQRLREDHIRSAAMHINHMQKALTLMNVRLKEVLDQVHGVSGLKIIRAILKGERDPGVLVKLCHGSVLKTKKELILKSLKGHYNEAGLFALGQAVVCYDFYQQQIAGCDLKMEEVLKKMGANRPKVSNKATPRKNVRHHKPNIEGMDRYLLQIFEGKDATVLPGITDYNWMQLLSEIGTDLHKWKTEKHFTSWLGLAPKQHHSGKMKKNYKAKGQPKAGLIFKQAATSLLNSKKIALGAFGRKIRAKKGASPAIKAMARKLAELYWKLFVKGLSYVEKGIKDYEEKILFNKQKNIMKMARELGLSISYKTAV, from the coding sequence ATGAAAAAAATCAGGAAAAACGCAGGAGGGATCGATATCGGAGCCAAAAAAATCTTCATAGGTCTTGAAGATAAGGAGGTTCGCAGTTTTGATACCTTCACATCAGATCTGGAACAGGCGGTATCTTACTTAGAGGAAAACAATGTAACCTCAGTGGCCATGGAAGCCACGGGAGTGTATTGGGTCATCCTCTATGATATATTGAAGGCAAGAGGCATCGATGTATGGTTGGTGGATGGCAGGAGCACAAAACAAGTTCCAGGCAGAAAGACCGATGTAAAGGACTGTCAATGGATACAGCAATTGCACAGCTATGGTTTGTTGAACCGTTGTTTTGTTGCAGATGAACTGGTACATGAACTAAGGAGCTATCAACGCCTGCGCGAAGATCACATCCGTAGTGCTGCTATGCATATTAACCATATGCAAAAAGCACTGACCCTGATGAACGTTCGGCTAAAAGAAGTTCTGGACCAAGTTCACGGGGTAAGTGGATTGAAAATAATCAGGGCGATCTTAAAGGGCGAAAGGGATCCCGGGGTTTTGGTAAAGCTATGCCATGGGAGTGTGTTGAAAACAAAAAAGGAACTGATCCTTAAATCCTTGAAAGGGCACTACAATGAAGCAGGGCTATTTGCTTTGGGCCAAGCAGTGGTGTGCTATGATTTTTATCAACAACAAATTGCCGGTTGTGATCTGAAAATGGAAGAAGTCCTTAAAAAGATGGGGGCAAACCGGCCTAAAGTATCAAATAAGGCAACTCCACGAAAAAACGTGAGGCACCACAAACCAAATATAGAAGGAATGGACCGTTATCTATTGCAAATATTTGAAGGCAAAGATGCTACGGTCCTACCCGGTATAACAGATTATAATTGGATGCAGCTCCTATCGGAAATAGGGACTGATTTACATAAATGGAAAACAGAAAAGCATTTTACTTCCTGGTTGGGACTGGCGCCAAAACAGCACCATTCGGGCAAGATGAAAAAAAACTATAAGGCTAAAGGACAACCAAAGGCCGGCCTGATATTTAAGCAAGCGGCCACGAGCCTGCTCAACAGCAAGAAAATTGCATTGGGTGCTTTTGGCAGAAAGATAAGGGCAAAGAAAGGGGCATCACCGGCAATAAAGGCAATGGCAAGAAAACTGGCAGAGCTCTATTGGAAGCTATTTGTTAAAGGACTGTCATATGTAGAGAAGGGAATCAAAGATTATGAGGAGAAGATCTTGTTTAATAAACAAAAGAACATTATGAAAATGGCAAGAGAACTTGGTTTGTCAATTAGCTATAAAACAGCGGTTTAG
- a CDS encoding thymidylate synthase — translation MKQYHDLVKHVLENGNEKGDRTGTGTKSVFGYQMRFDLSEGFPMVTTKKLHLKSIVYELLWFLKGDTNIKYLTENGVRIWNEWADEHGNLGPVYGHQWRNWNSDEIDQIKEVIDTLKKNPNSRRMLVSAWNPSVLPDTSKSFSENVANGKAALPPCHAFFQFYVSPPAPEAGANAKPKLSLQLYQRSADIFLGVPFNIASYALFTMMVAQVCGYEAGEFIHTFGDAHIYSNHYQQLELQLSRDIRPLPKMILNPAVKDIFEFTFEDFTLVDYNPHPHIKGIVAI, via the coding sequence ATGAAGCAATATCACGACTTAGTAAAACACGTTTTAGAGAATGGTAATGAAAAAGGAGACCGCACAGGCACTGGTACTAAAAGTGTTTTCGGATACCAAATGCGATTCGATTTAAGTGAAGGGTTTCCCATGGTTACTACAAAAAAACTGCATCTAAAATCGATCGTTTATGAACTACTTTGGTTTTTAAAAGGTGACACGAATATTAAATATTTAACCGAAAACGGTGTGCGTATTTGGAATGAATGGGCTGACGAACATGGTAATTTAGGGCCCGTTTACGGTCACCAATGGCGCAACTGGAATAGTGATGAAATTGACCAGATTAAAGAGGTTATAGACACTTTAAAGAAAAACCCAAACAGCAGACGCATGTTGGTTTCGGCTTGGAATCCATCGGTATTGCCAGATACGTCTAAATCGTTTAGTGAAAATGTAGCTAATGGTAAAGCAGCATTACCACCATGCCATGCATTTTTTCAGTTTTATGTAAGTCCTCCAGCTCCCGAGGCAGGTGCAAATGCTAAACCAAAATTATCTTTGCAACTCTATCAACGCAGTGCCGATATTTTTCTTGGAGTGCCATTTAATATTGCATCGTATGCTTTATTTACCATGATGGTGGCACAGGTTTGCGGCTATGAAGCAGGAGAATTTATTCACACTTTTGGAGATGCTCATATTTATAGTAATCATTATCAGCAGTTAGAATTGCAACTCTCTAGAGATATAAGACCACTTCCTAAAATGATTTTAAACCCTGCAGTAAAAGATATTTTCGAGTTTACTTTTGAAGATTTTACTTTGGTTGATTATAACCCACATCCGCATATAAAAGGCATTGTTGCTATTTAA
- a CDS encoding pectate lyase family protein produces the protein MKKLLLHITLLLASVQTWSQTVTIDESGGWLETAYVKWQPLVEAESYNVYYTGNGVVNQKIDNTLIRSYGSYFRADVLGLSAGTYTIDVKPVISGVEGTATSTGNMTVLAHDRTSFAFANGRIPGAYKLDGTPKTDAVILYITEETKNTVSMVVTGATTNPCIGLQTILDGFKKGSDTRPLIVRMVGQITDPSYLLGGDVVIENNNNASSYITLEGVGEDAVADGWGIRVKNATNIEIRNIGTINCNSSEGDNIGLQQNNDYIWVHNVDFFYGDAGGDADQAKGDGALDCKKSKYVTFSYNHFWDSGKSNLLGLSEGVDTELYITYHHNWYDHSDSRHPRVRYYSAHIYNNYFDGNSKYGSGSTLGSSLFVEGNYFRNSKNPMMTSMQGTDVWNNSTQQNDPNNQGTFSGEDGGTIKAFNNTFDADNGTNSMRFVAYGDPNPAYNIDGKISSTIDFDAYVVTNRGDQVPSTVKSYAGANIHNNFDTDATKSATDYIRSLVPDTPEVAKAKVIQYSGRMHGGDFKWTFVPSDDTSSAVNAPLKSALVNYETSLVYIQGESVPSTHTLTVTTSNASQDVIEGDAMETIVFTWGGDATDATVNGLPASGISFVKDAGNKTITITGTPTDTVSYSITTAGATSTPISESGTITVVIPGSTTGEEIHNFTVSEKVSSFYTITGNMNSTNGSVSYDGLTLTRRLKIESATSITYTTTAVSSLTLVFDSSFTGNIRLDNIDYAASAGIVTITNIPAGAHSITKNNTANLFYIKTVYNTLSLEKVEALNLKLYPNPVTSTFQIATQAKIEKVKVYSMVGALVKSIEGNYKTIDINNLNSGSYLLNVHTDAGVHKQIIIKK, from the coding sequence ATGAAAAAACTACTACTCCATATTACTTTATTGCTGGCTTCAGTTCAAACATGGTCGCAAACCGTAACCATTGATGAATCTGGAGGTTGGCTAGAAACTGCCTATGTCAAATGGCAGCCACTTGTTGAAGCCGAAAGCTATAATGTTTACTATACTGGAAATGGTGTTGTAAACCAAAAAATTGACAATACACTTATTCGTAGTTACGGATCTTATTTCCGTGCGGATGTATTGGGGCTTTCTGCAGGGACATACACCATTGATGTTAAACCAGTTATTTCTGGAGTTGAAGGTACTGCAACAAGCACTGGTAATATGACCGTTTTAGCACACGACCGTACCAGTTTTGCTTTTGCTAATGGGAGAATTCCAGGAGCCTACAAATTAGATGGCACACCTAAAACAGACGCTGTCATTCTTTACATTACCGAAGAAACTAAAAATACAGTATCTATGGTGGTGACGGGAGCTACTACAAACCCATGTATAGGTTTACAAACCATTTTAGATGGTTTTAAAAAAGGAAGTGATACACGCCCTTTAATCGTACGTATGGTTGGACAAATTACTGACCCAAGCTACTTACTTGGAGGTGATGTTGTTATAGAAAACAATAATAATGCATCTAGTTATATTACTTTAGAAGGTGTTGGTGAAGATGCTGTAGCCGATGGTTGGGGTATTCGCGTTAAAAATGCAACCAATATTGAAATACGCAATATTGGCACCATAAACTGTAACAGTAGTGAAGGCGATAATATTGGCTTGCAACAAAATAATGATTATATCTGGGTGCACAATGTTGATTTCTTTTATGGCGATGCCGGTGGTGATGCCGACCAAGCTAAAGGTGATGGCGCATTAGATTGTAAAAAATCCAAATATGTTACTTTTTCATATAACCACTTCTGGGATTCAGGAAAAAGTAATCTTTTAGGCTTAAGTGAAGGTGTCGATACCGAGCTATATATTACCTATCATCATAACTGGTACGATCATTCCGATTCTCGCCACCCGCGTGTACGTTACTATTCTGCTCATATTTATAACAACTATTTTGATGGTAATTCCAAGTACGGATCTGGTTCTACGTTGGGATCTTCATTATTTGTTGAAGGAAACTATTTTCGAAATAGCAAAAACCCAATGATGACCTCCATGCAAGGTACTGATGTGTGGAATAATTCAACCCAGCAAAACGACCCAAATAATCAGGGTACTTTCTCTGGTGAAGATGGTGGTACCATCAAAGCATTCAACAACACTTTCGATGCTGATAATGGTACTAACTCCATGCGCTTTGTTGCATATGGAGACCCTAATCCTGCATATAATATCGATGGAAAAATTAGTTCTACAATCGATTTTGATGCTTATGTGGTAACGAATCGTGGCGACCAAGTACCAAGCACTGTAAAATCATACGCAGGAGCCAACATCCATAATAACTTTGACACGGATGCTACAAAATCTGCTACGGATTATATAAGAAGCTTAGTTCCTGATACGCCTGAAGTAGCCAAAGCTAAAGTCATCCAATACTCAGGACGTATGCATGGTGGTGATTTCAAATGGACTTTTGTTCCTTCAGATGACACATCGTCCGCTGTAAACGCACCATTAAAATCGGCGCTTGTTAATTACGAAACTTCTTTAGTTTATATACAAGGAGAATCAGTTCCAAGTACCCATACACTTACCGTAACAACAAGTAATGCGAGTCAAGATGTTATTGAAGGTGATGCCATGGAAACAATCGTTTTCACTTGGGGTGGCGATGCCACTGATGCTACCGTAAATGGATTGCCTGCATCTGGAATTAGTTTTGTAAAAGATGCTGGAAACAAAACAATCACTATTACAGGCACACCAACAGATACTGTTTCTTATTCAATTACTACTGCAGGTGCTACAAGTACTCCAATATCAGAATCTGGAACCATTACGGTAGTAATTCCTGGCAGCACTACTGGAGAGGAAATCCATAATTTTACAGTATCGGAAAAAGTGAGTTCTTTTTATACTATTACAGGTAATATGAATTCTACTAACGGTTCTGTTTCATATGACGGCTTGACTTTAACAAGACGTTTAAAAATTGAATCAGCAACATCTATTACCTATACAACCACAGCGGTGTCAAGTTTAACATTGGTTTTTGATTCCTCTTTTACAGGAAACATCAGACTTGATAATATTGATTATGCAGCATCAGCAGGTATCGTTACTATAACAAATATTCCTGCAGGCGCACATTCTATTACTAAAAACAATACGGCTAACCTATTTTATATAAAAACAGTGTATAATACACTAAGTTTAGAAAAAGTAGAGGCTCTTAACTTAAAACTGTACCCAAACCCTGTAACAAGTACTTTTCAAATAGCGACGCAAGCTAAAATAGAAAAGGTAAAAGTTTACAGTATGGTTGGTGCTTTGGTTAAAAGTATTGAAGGCAATTACAAAACCATTGATATAAACAACTTAAATAGCGGAAGTTATTTACTAAACGTACATACCGATGCGGGTGTACACAAACAAATAATTATCAAAAAATAA
- a CDS encoding electron transfer flavoprotein subunit beta/FixA family protein, whose protein sequence is MKILVCISHVPDTTSKINFTEGDTKFDTNGVQFVINPNDEFGLTRAMWFKEKQGAHVTVVNVGGAETEPTLRKALAIGADGAIRVNTAATDGFSVAKQLANVVKNGGYDLVIAGRESIDYNGGMVPGMIAGLIDANFVNNCISLEIDGDTAKAIREIDGGKETLSTSLPLVIGGQKGLVQESDLRIPNMRGIMMARQKPLTILEPVDANNETTSVKFEKPAPKGAVKLVSPDNLDELINLLHNEAKVI, encoded by the coding sequence ATGAAAATATTAGTGTGCATTAGTCATGTTCCAGACACCACATCTAAAATTAATTTTACTGAAGGCGATACAAAATTTGACACCAATGGCGTGCAATTTGTAATAAACCCAAACGACGAGTTTGGTTTAACACGTGCCATGTGGTTTAAAGAAAAGCAAGGCGCCCATGTTACTGTTGTTAATGTAGGTGGCGCAGAAACAGAACCTACCTTACGCAAAGCCTTGGCTATTGGTGCCGATGGAGCTATACGTGTAAACACTGCTGCTACTGACGGATTTTCGGTGGCTAAGCAATTAGCAAATGTGGTAAAAAATGGTGGATACGATTTAGTCATTGCTGGTCGTGAATCTATTGATTATAATGGAGGTATGGTACCTGGCATGATTGCAGGATTGATTGACGCTAATTTTGTAAACAACTGCATTAGTTTAGAAATTGATGGAGACACAGCAAAAGCAATTAGAGAAATTGATGGTGGAAAAGAAACCTTATCAACGTCCCTACCATTAGTCATTGGTGGGCAAAAAGGTCTGGTTCAAGAAAGCGATTTACGCATCCCAAATATGCGAGGAATCATGATGGCACGTCAAAAACCTTTAACGATTTTAGAACCTGTTGACGCAAATAACGAAACAACTTCTGTAAAATTTGAAAAGCCAGCTCCAAAGGGTGCGGTAAAATTAGTGTCTCCAGATAATTTAGACGAATTAATAAACTTACTTCACAACGAAGCAAAAGTTATTTAA
- a CDS encoding NupC/NupG family nucleoside CNT transporter, which translates to MKKIFLSIALILLVFTSSIAAQDKDKTTFQDTVLNTKTAVLSSQHHTVDSLKVNTPETQTGTTTLKTAIIIPSQGFSTSSLWRGALGMVSLIFIAFLFSSNRKAINWKIVGIGLTFQLLIAIGVLKVEFIKSIFEFVGGLFVSVLDFTRAGSKFLFEGLVVDMDTFGFIFAFQVLPTIIFFSALTSVLFYLGIIQKVVKAMAWLLSKALKVSGAESLSVAGNIFLGQTEAPLLIKAYLEKMNKSEMLLVMIGGMATAAGAVLAAYIGFLGGDDPLLRLFYAKHLLAASVMAAPGAIIVSKILYPQTEDINTDVAVSQEKIGSNFLDAIANGTTEGLKLAVNVGAMLLVFVAFIAMFNGILGWIGDISTLNEWVVNNTGYQNLSIELILGYAFAPLMWLIGVAKEDMMMMGQLLGIKIAASEFIGYIQLRDLKDMANATHLNYEKSVIMATYMLCGFANFASIGIQIGGIGSLAPGQRKTLSQFGMKALLGGTIASLVSATIAGMIIG; encoded by the coding sequence ATGAAAAAAATATTTTTGTCTATTGCGCTTATTTTATTAGTATTTACATCATCAATAGCTGCACAAGACAAAGATAAGACCACCTTCCAAGATACGGTTTTAAACACAAAAACAGCCGTACTCTCATCACAACATCACACTGTTGATTCCTTAAAAGTTAATACACCGGAAACCCAAACAGGAACGACCACTTTAAAGACAGCTATCATCATACCAAGTCAAGGTTTTTCAACAAGCAGTCTTTGGCGAGGCGCTTTAGGCATGGTTTCTTTAATTTTTATTGCCTTTTTATTTAGCAGTAACCGCAAAGCCATCAATTGGAAAATTGTTGGTATTGGGCTCACTTTTCAACTTCTAATAGCTATTGGTGTTTTAAAAGTTGAATTTATTAAATCTATTTTCGAATTTGTGGGAGGGCTTTTTGTAAGCGTATTAGATTTTACGCGAGCAGGCAGCAAATTTCTATTTGAAGGATTGGTAGTCGATATGGACACTTTCGGGTTTATTTTTGCTTTTCAAGTATTGCCTACTATCATATTTTTTTCAGCTTTAACCTCCGTTTTATTTTATTTAGGAATCATCCAAAAAGTAGTAAAAGCTATGGCTTGGTTACTTTCAAAAGCCTTAAAAGTTTCTGGTGCCGAAAGCTTAAGCGTTGCTGGAAACATTTTTTTAGGTCAAACCGAAGCACCGCTTTTAATTAAAGCCTATTTAGAAAAAATGAACAAATCTGAAATGCTTTTGGTTATGATTGGAGGTATGGCAACCGCTGCTGGAGCTGTATTGGCTGCATATATAGGCTTTTTAGGTGGAGACGACCCTTTACTAAGACTTTTTTACGCTAAACATCTTTTAGCGGCATCGGTTATGGCTGCACCTGGCGCTATTATTGTTTCTAAAATATTATATCCCCAAACTGAAGATATAAATACCGATGTAGCGGTTTCCCAGGAAAAAATTGGCTCTAACTTTTTAGATGCCATTGCTAATGGAACTACCGAAGGTTTAAAACTAGCTGTAAATGTTGGTGCTATGCTTTTGGTTTTTGTCGCATTTATAGCCATGTTCAATGGTATTCTAGGTTGGATAGGTGATATTTCTACCCTAAATGAATGGGTAGTAAATAATACGGGATATCAAAATCTTTCGATAGAACTTATTTTAGGTTATGCTTTTGCACCATTAATGTGGCTAATAGGTGTAGCCAAAGAAGATATGATGATGATGGGACAACTACTTGGCATAAAAATAGCTGCTAGCGAATTTATAGGTTACATTCAACTTCGAGACTTAAAAGACATGGCTAATGCTACCCATTTAAACTACGAAAAATCAGTAATCATGGCTACTTATATGCTATGTGGTTTTGCTAATTTTGCTTCTATAGGCATTCAAATTGGCGGTATTGGTTCCCTAGCACCAGGGCAACGTAAAACTTTATCGCAATTTGGCATGAAAGCATTGCTTGGTGGTACCATTGCCTCTTTAGTTTCGGCTACTATTGCAGGCATGATTATTGGGTAA
- a CDS encoding isoamylase early set domain-containing protein translates to MAITKQYLKSKPVCKVTFSILAEDAEKVSVVGSFNEWDAEATPLKKLKNGIFKTTLDLDKDNSYEFKYLIDETVYANDDAADGYVWNDFASADNSVINV, encoded by the coding sequence ATGGCCATTACAAAACAATATTTAAAAAGTAAACCAGTTTGTAAAGTAACTTTTTCAATACTGGCAGAAGATGCTGAAAAGGTGTCGGTTGTAGGAAGTTTTAATGAGTGGGATGCTGAAGCAACCCCGTTAAAAAAACTAAAAAACGGAATTTTTAAAACTACTTTAGATTTAGATAAAGATAATTCTTATGAGTTTAAATATTTAATAGACGAAACAGTGTACGCTAACGATGATGCTGCCGATGGTTACGTGTGGAACGATTTTGCTTCTGCCGATAACAGCGTAATAAATGTTTAG